One Oscarella lobularis chromosome 18, ooOscLobu1.1, whole genome shotgun sequence genomic window, AGCCTTGCACGTCGCTGCCGGATACTGCGACGATGCGGAGATCCTCTGCTTGTTGCTCAGAGAAGGTGCTTCCTGGAACGCCATGGACAAAGTATACGCGGCTAGACTTTTGAAAGAGTATAGTCTTATAATTTTTATAGAATGGTTGCGCTCCTGTTCACATAGCTGCTAGACGAGGCCAGCTCTCTATTGTGAAGGCTCTGGTCGAGTGGGACAAAGCGAACGCAGAACTGCCGTCTGGTGAGAAAAGTGAGAAGAAACTCCCGTTGCACTTTGCCTGCGAGGAGGATAGAGTCGACATAATCAAGTACCTCACAAATGaagcaaaaggtaaaggtCGTTTTTATTCACATTGCCAACATACATGCATAATCGGAAATGACAACTTCTTCAC contains:
- the LOC136197869 gene encoding cyclin-dependent kinase 4 inhibitor C-like, encoding MIKRGGAFTNTHLQKVILSSDSAAVKTTLKDVADINETNKDGETALHVAAGYCDDAEILCLLLREGASWNAMDKNGCAPVHIAARRGQLSIVKALVEWDKANAELPSGEKSEKKLPLHFACEEDRVDIIKYLTNEAKADINGTSEEGEIAYLPAPCTTVQNLSKRQ